In one window of Camelina sativa cultivar DH55 chromosome 15, Cs, whole genome shotgun sequence DNA:
- the LOC104745580 gene encoding cleavage and polyadenylation specificity factor subunit 6-like yields the protein MARLARATFVIFLICFMCLESYAHVRDLTSPPEVLMDTIYGSYKSGPSHRGRGHHRGIGHHGHVPPPPKVPMDTIYRSYKSGPDDRGRGHNVPPPPKVLMDTIYGSYKSRPDDRGRGHDVPSPPKIPMDTIYGSYKSGPSERGRGHNVPPPGPPGPPPKILMDTIYGSYKSGPDDRGRGHDVPPPPKL from the coding sequence ATGGCTCGGTTGGCACGGGCAACATTTGTCATATTTCTCATTTGTTTTATGTGTCTTGAATCTTATGCCCATGTGAGAGATCTGACTTCACCACCCGAAGTACTGATGGATACAATTTATGGAAGCTATAAAAGTGGACCTAGTCATCGAGGAAGAGGTCACCATCGAGGAATAGGTCACCATGGCCAtgtaccaccaccaccaaaagtACCGATGGATACAATATATAGAAGCTATAAAAGTGGACCTGATGATCGAGGAAGAGGTCACAATGTACCGCCACCACCAAAAGTATTGATGGATACAATCTATGGAAGTTACAAAAGTAGACCTGATGATCGAGGAAGAGGTCATGATGTACCATCACCACCAAAAATACCGATGGATACAATTTATGGAAGCTATAAAAGTGGACCTAGCGAGCGAGGAAGAGGTCACAATGTACCGCCACCAGGCCCACCAGGTCCACCACCAAAAATATTGATGGATACAATCTATGGAAGTTACAAAAGTGGACCTGATGATCGAGGAAGAGGTCATGAtgtaccaccaccaccaaaactATAA
- the LOC104745582 gene encoding receptor-like protein kinase BRI1-like 3: MKQQQWQFLFLSLLVLFLIVDARDRRLLRDDVSKEATLLTAFKQISVKSDPNNFLGNWNYGSGHPCSWRGVSCSTDGKVTGLDLRNVGLTGTLNLNNLTALSNLRNLYLQGNEFSSGDDSSVSSSSRCSLEVLDLSSNSITDSSIVDYVFSTCSDLVFVNVSYNKLAGKLKTSPSSTRLTTVDLSNNLFSDEIPVTFISSLKHLDLAANNFSGDFSRLSFGPCGNLTVFSISQNNISGHKFPISLSNCKLLETLNLSRNSLTGKIPGDGYWGSFQNLKQLSLAHNLYTGEIPPELSLLCPTLEVLDLSGNSLTGQLPQTFTSCGSLQNLNLGNNKLTGDFITTVVSKLPRISHLYLPFNNISGSVPISLTNCSNLRVLDLSSNEFTGEVVPSGFCSLQSSSVLEKLLIANNYLSGTVPLELGTCKSLKTIDLSFNALTGPIPKEIWTLPKLSDLVMWANNLTGGIPEDICVDGGNLETLILNNNLLTGFIPESISKCTNMLWISLSSNLLTGEIPVAIGNLEKLAILQLGNNSLTGNVPHELGKCKSLIWLDLNSNNLTGNLPAELASQAGRVMPGSVSGKQFSFVRNEGGTDCRGAGGLVEFEGIRAERLEHFPMVHSCPRTRIYSGMTMYTFTENGSMIYLDLSYNAVSGSIPLGYGDMGYLQVLNLGHNLLTGTIPDSFGGLKAIGVLDLSHNELQGFLPGSLGGLSFLSDLDVSNNNLTGPIPFGGQLTTFPVTKYANNSGLCGVPLLPCSSGVRPTGSHTHPKKRGIATWVITGIVFSFMCIVMLTMALYKVSKVQKKEKQREKYIESLPTSGSSSWKLSSVPEPLSINVATFEKPLRKLTFAHLLEATNGFSADSMIGSGGFGDVYKAQFADGSVVAIKKLIQVTGQGDREFMAEMETIGKIKHRNLVPLLGYCKIGEERLLVYDYMKYGSLETVLHEKTKKGGIFLDWSARKKIAIGAARGLAFLHHSCIPHIIHRDMKSSNVLLDQDFVARVSDFGMARLVSALDTHLSVSTLAGTPGYVPPEYYQSFRCTAKGDVYSYGVILLELLSGKKPIDPEEFGEDNNLVGWAKQLYRENRGAEILDPELVTDKSGDVELLHYLKIASQCLDDRPFKRPTMIQVMAMFKELVQVDTENDSLDEFSLKETPLVEESRDKEP; encoded by the coding sequence atgaagcAACAACAATGGCAGTTCTTGTTCCTCTCCTTGCTCGTATTGTTTCTAATAGTAGACGCTCGTGACAGACGGCTACTCAGAGACGACGTTAGCAAAGAAGCTACTCTATTAACGGCGTTTAAACAAATCTCCGTTAAGTCGGATCCTAATAACTTTCTTGGTAATTGGAATTACGGGTCGGGTCACCCATGTTCTTGGCGAGGCGTCTCTTGCTCTACCGATGGTAAAGTCACTGGTCTCGATCTACGAAACGTTGGTCTTACCGGAACCCTAAATCTCAATAATCTCACGGCGTTGTCCAATCTCCGGAATCTTTATTTACAAGGGAACGAGTTCTCGTCTGGTGATGactcctctgtttcatcttcttcaagatGTTCTCTCGAGGTTTTGGATTTATCTTCAAACTCGATTACAGACTCTTCGATTGTGGATTACGTTTTCTCCACATGTTCCGATCTGGTCTTTGTTAACGTCTCGTATAACAAACTCGCCGGGAAATTAAAGACTTCTCCGTCGTCGACGAGACTCACCACTGTTGATCTCTCCAACAATCTCTTTTCCGATGAGATTCCGGTGACTTTCATATCGTCTCTGAAACACCTCGATTTAGCCGCTAATAATTTCTCCGGCGACTTCTCTCGTCTCAGTTTCGGACCCTGTGGGAACCTCACCGTGTTCAGTATATCGCAGAACAACATCTCCGGCCACAAATTCCCGATCAGTCTCTCGAATTGTAAACTCCTCGAAACGCTAAACCTATCTCGGAACAGTCTCACCGGAAAAATCCCCGGCGATGGATACTGGGGAAGTTTCCAGAATCTGAAACAGCTCTCCCTCGCACACAACCTTTACACCGGCGAGATTCCACCGGagctttctctgctttgtcCAACTCTAGAGGTTCTCGATCTCTCCGGAAACAGTCTCACTGGTCAGCTTCCGCAAACCTTCACTTCCTGTGGCTCGTTACAAAACCTGAATTTGGGAAACAACAAGCTCACCGGCGATTTTATAACCACCGTGGTGAGTAAGCTTCCAAGAATCTCTCATCTTTACTTGCCCTTCAACAACATCTCAGGCTCTGTTCCGATTTCGCTCACCAACTGTAGTAATCTGCGAGTTCTTGATTTGAGCTCAAACGAGTTCACTGGCGAAGTAGTACCATCTGGCTTCTGCTCTCTACAAAGCTCTTCGGTTCTTGAGAAGTTACTTATTGCTAATAACTACCTCTCAGGAACTGTTCCTTTAGAGCTTGGTACATGCAAGAGCTTGAAGACGATAGATCTTAGCTTCAACGCTCTCACTGGTCCGATTCCTAAAGAGATATGGACGTTGCCGAAGCTCTCAGACTTGGTTATGTGGGCTAACAATCTCACTGGTGGGATACCAGAAGACATTTGTGTTGATGGAGGAAACTTGGAAACGTTAATCTTAAACAACAATCTCTTAACCGGTTTTATACCAGAATCAATCTCCAAATGCACCAACATGCTTTGGATCTCTCTTTCTAGTAACTTGCTTACAGGGGAGATTCCGGTAGCTATTGGTAATCTCGAGAAGTTAGCGATACTGCAACTGGGGAACAATTCTTTGACTGGTAACGTTCCACATGAGCTTGGGAAATGCAAGAGTCTTATCTGGCTTGATCTTAACAGCAACAATCTAACTGGGAATCTCCCAGCTGAACTTGCAAGTCAGGCTGGACGGGTAATGCCTGGAAGCGTCTCTGGTAAACAGTTTTCGTTTGTGAGAAACGAAGGTGGGACGGATTGTAGAGGTGCAGGTGGTTTGGTTGAGTTTGAAGGCATTCGTGCAGAACGGTTAGAGCATTTTCCGATGGTTCATTCATGTCCCAGGACTAGGATATACTCAGGTATGACCATGTACACGTTCACCGAGAACGGGAGTATGATCTACTTGGACCTATCTTACAATGCAGTTTCAGGTTCTATTCCTTTGGGTTATGGTGATATGGGGTACCTTCAGGTCTTGAATCTTGGACATAACCTGTTAACCGGAACCATACCTGATAGCTTCGGGGGATTGAAAGCAATTGGGGTGCTTGATCTATCTCACAATGAACTCCAAGGATTCTTACCTGGATCACTTGGAGGGCTCTCTTTTCTTAGTGACTTAGATGTCTCTAACAACAATCTAACTGGACCGATCCCATTCGGAGGCCAACTTACAACGTTCCCAGTCACAAAATACGCCAACAACTCTGGCCTCTGCGGGGTTCCTCTGCTACCTTGCAGCTCTGGTGTTCGTCCCACGGGATCCCATACTCACCCTAAGAAACGGGGTATTGCGACTTGGGTGATCACAGggattgtgttttctttcatGTGTATTGTGATGCTTACTATGGCGCTTTACAAAGTAAGCAAGGTTCAAAAGAAGgaaaagcagagagagaaaTACATTGAGAGCCTTCCAACCTCTGGTAGCAGCAGTTGGAAGCTTTCTAGCGTTCCTGAACCGTTGAGCATCAACGTAGCAACCTTTGAGAAGCCGTTGCGTAAACTTACTTTCGCACACCTTTTAGAAGCCACAAATGGGTTTAGTGCTGATAGTATGATTGGTTCAGGCGGGTTTGGAGATGTCTACAAGGCTCAATTCGCTGATGGATCTGTTGTTGCGATCAAGAAGCTGATTCAAGTCACGGGACAAGGGGATAGAGAGTTCATGGCGGAGATGGAAACTATTGGAAAAATCAAACATCGAAATTTGGTACCGTTACTTGGATACTGTAAGATCGGCGAAGAGAGACTTCTTGTCTACGACTACATGAAATACGGAAGCTTAGAGACTGTTTTACACGAAAAGACCAAGAAGGGAGGAATCTTTCTGGATTGGTCTGCGAGGAAGAAAATTGCAATAGGAGCTGCGCGTGGGCTAGCTTTCCTGCACCATAGCTGCATTCCTCATATTATACATAGGGATATGAAGTCAAGCAACGTTCTTCTAGACCAAGATTTCGTAGCCCGTGTCTCAGATTTTGGTATGGCAAGGTTGGTGAGCGCTCTAGATACTCACTTGAGCGTGAGTACGCTCGCAGGTACTCCTGGGTATGTTCCACCAGAGTATTACCAGAGTTTCCGGTGCACTGCTAAAGGAGATGTGTACAGCTACGGAGTTATACTTCTCGAGCTACTCTCAGGCAAGAAACCGATCGATCCAGAGGAGTTTGGTGAAGACAACAACCTTGTGGGATGGGCAAAACAACTCTACAGAGAGAACAGAGGAGCTGAGATTCTTGACCCGGAGCTAGTAACAGACAAATCAGGGGATGTTGAGCTACTTCATTACTTGAAGATTGCGTCTCAGTGTTTGGATGATCGGCCGTTCAAAAGACCAACTATGATTCAAGTCATGGCAATGTTCAAAGAGCTCGTTCAGGTGGATACAGAGAACGATAGCCTCGACGAGTTTTCGCTCAAGGAAACGCCGTTGGTCGAAGAATCACGAGATAAAGAGCCTtaa
- the LOC104745577 gene encoding high mobility group B protein 10-like encodes MSTDISPNSQTHVEPVNGYPSDNNKRCDDSSAPAKYDDLVRNSALFWEKLRALLGFTSKTLKVPTVGGNTLDLHRLFIEVTSRGGIERVIKDRKWKEVIGAFSFPTTITSASFVLRKYYLKFLFQLEHVYYLGKPVSSIQSTDEAMKNLASDSPNPEEGIDEPQVGYEIYGCIDGKFDNGYLVTFKIGTQELKGVLYHMPQTPRQPQQIMETPSAIVPSSQRRHRKKAKLAVVDSQKPKCHRSGYNFFFAEQYARLKPEYQGQERTITKKIGHMWSNLTESEKQVYQDKGVKDVERYRSEMLEYKSAHDSGAAAAFTVAQ; translated from the exons atgtcgactGATATTTCACCGAACTCTCAAACTCACGTGGAGCCCGTTAATGGTTATCCttcagacaacaacaagagaTGCGACGATTCCTCTGCTCCTGCCAAATACGATGATCTTGTCCGTAACTCTGCTCTCTTCTGGGAAAAGCTCCGAGCTTTGCTCGGTTTTACCAGCAAGACTTTGAa GGTTCCTACTGTGGGAGGAAACACTCTTGATCTGCATCGGCTTTTCATCGAGGTGACATCTCGAGGTGGCATCGAAAGG GTGATTAAGGATAGGAAATGGAAAGAAGTGATTGGTGCATTCAGTTTTCCTACGACGATAACAAGTGCATCGTTTGTCTTGAGGAAGTATTATCTCAAGTTTCTCTTTCAGCTGGAACATGTGTATTACCTTGGAAAACCAGTCTCTTCAATCCAATCAACAG atgaagcaatgaagaacCTTGCCAGTGACTCTCCAAACCCTGAGGAAG GTATTGATGAACCACAAGTTGGGTATGAGATTTATGGATGCATTGACGGGAAGTTTGATAACGGCTATCTGGTGACGTTTAAAATTGGTACCCAAGAGCTGAAAGGTGTGCTTTACCACATGCCTCAAACGCCAAGGCAGCCCCAACAAATCATGGAAACACCTTCAGCCATTGTACCATCATCACAACGCCGGCACAGGAAGAAAGCAAAGTTGGCTGTAGTCGACTCTCAGAAGCCCAAGTGCCACAGGAGTGGCTACAACTTCTTCTTTGCTGAGCAGTACGCTAGGCTGAAACCTGAGTACCAAGGACAAGAACGAACCATCACCAAGAAAATAGGACACATGTGGAGCAATCTCACTGAATCTGAGAAACAG GTTTATCAAGACAAAGGAGTGAAGGATGTGGAGAGGTACAGAAGCGAGATGTTGGAATACAAATCTGCACATGACTCAGGAGCTGCTGCTGCTTTTACAGTGGCTCAGTAG
- the LOC104745576 gene encoding uncharacterized WD repeat-containing protein C2A9.03-like isoform X1 has translation MSNYRGDDAEYMEDVDDEMEDVEDDMDEEFRGDDLAASDSDVDEVDSNTKVADTSAEQARKGKDIQGIPWDRLSISREKYRQTRLEQYKNYENVPNSGESSEKVCKVTQKGGLFYDFWRNSRSIKSTILHFQLRNLVWATSKHDVYLMSNFLVTHYSSLTSGKNEVLNVRGHVAPSEKHPGSLLEGFTQTQVSTLAVKDDFLVAGGFQGELICKHLDRPGVSFCSRTTYDDNAITNAIEIYNKPSGALHFTASNNDCGVRDFDMERYQLVKHFRFPWPVNHASLSPNGKLLAIVGDNPEGLIVDPNTGKTLETLSGHVDFSFASAWHPDGVTFSTGNQDKTCRVWDIRNLSQSVAVLKGNLGAIRSIRYTSDGKYMAMAEPADFVHVYDVSNGYETEQEIDFFGEISGISFSPDTEALFIGVWDRTYGSLLEFGRRRNYSYLDSFL, from the exons atgtccAATTATCGAGGAGATGATGCTGAGTACATGGAAGACGTAGATGATGAGATGGAAGATGTTGAAGATGATATGGATGAGGAGTTTCGTGGCGATGATCTTGCTGCCTCAGATTCTGATGTTGATGAAGTTGATTct AATACTAAAGTTGCTGATACCTCGGCGGAGCAAGCTCGGAAAGGGAAAGATATCCAGGGGATTCCTTGGGACAGGCTTAGTATTTCTAGAGAGAAATACAGACAAACTAGATTAGAGCAGTATAAGAATTATGAAAATGTCCCTAACTCTGGGGAATCCTCTGAAAAG GTTTGCAAGGTCACACAGAAAGGGGGACTCTTTTATGACTTCTGGAGGAACTCAAGATCTATTAAATCTACTATACTTCATTtccag TTGAGGAATCTGGTATGGGCAACTTCTAAGCACGACGTTTATCTTATGTCGAATTTCCTGGTTACACATTATTCTTCTCTAACGTCCGGAAAGAATGAAGTTCTCAATGTTCGTGGTCATGTTGCACCATCCGAG AAACATCCTGGAAGTTTGCTGGAAGGATTTACGCAGACTCAAGTGAGTACACTTGCAGTAAAAGATGACTTTCTAGTTGCTGGTGGGTTTCAAGGAGAACTTATTTGCAAG CACCTTGATAGACCGGGTGTCAGCTTTTGCTCTCGTACGACTTACGATGATAATGCTATAACCAACGCTATTGAGATCTACAACAAACCCAG TGGTGCACTTCACTTTACTGCCTCAAATAATGACTGCGGTGTTAGAGACTTTGACATGGAGAGATACCAGCTTGTTAAGCATTTTCGTTTTCCTTGGCCTGTGAAT CACGCATCTTTGAGTCCTAACGGTAAATTACTGGCTATTGTTGGAGACAACCCAGAGGGCCTTATAGTAGATCCCAACACAGGAAAG ACGTTGGAAACACTATCAGGGCATGTGGACTTTTCCTTTGCCTCGGCATGGCATCCAGACGGAGTCACTTTCTCAACGGGAAACCAGGACAAGACTTGCCGTGTCTGGGACATCCGTAATCTATCTCAATCCGTTGCTGTCTTGAAGGGTAACCTGGGAGCAATCCGGTCAATCCGCTACACATCTGATGGAAAGTACATGGCCATGGCTGAACCGGCTGACTTCGTACATGTCTATGATGTCTCAAACGGGTATGAAACAGAGCAGGAAATCGACTTCTTTGGGGAGATCTCTGGAATATCTTTCAGCCCTGACACAGAGGCGCTCTTTATTGGGGTATGGGACCGCACTTATGGTAGCCTCCTTGAGTTTGGTCGGCGCAGGAACTATTCCTACCTTGATTCGTTTCTTTAA
- the LOC104745579 gene encoding WPP domain-interacting protein 3-like, with product MNDSVPESVEEDNGNSVLADHTPNGSVGSPPRRSNSVDSSIRVESPGGSATRKGFGLKKWRRIKRDGPVKDDDAATPVDDGSSKLLKRNLTGLVNPPSKHVDLSSVEARQSSEGSVGSVNMVHHPGVVNGFIPPDPGCIFTVGQASEKSEEHSGNAIGVKVVSGSQGRIWSGGTVKKASEEPVDIEKEKPCSSMDSDLRSSDFVFSSGAVSVANYGEKDERFHIGGFSKDGQVREEVETYSLSENGYIKEEDGDESKENNNHWADKDPFADSIKSFAALQEALWKEVQTFQELGKEPIPLQSNIDELSSSDQPRNENCGEDNSTSSGLKALILKEKVQHLEHKLEEARAALEEKEAKIQELENLKMESELEDILQRKIEAEIEHLMLTGSLSSLQLPQEPKKLHSLTEDPPESNREVILGKTCKLSIYILTQLILLVSMLWFLVLQSSPASQLVIPT from the exons ATGAATGACTCAGTCCCTGAATCTGTGGAGGAAGACAATGGTAACTCAGTACTTGCTGATCATACTCCAAATGGAAGTGTTGGATCACCACCTCGAAGATCGAACAGCGTTGATAGTTCTATCAGGGTTGAGTCTCCGGGTGGATCGGCGACGAGGAAAGGTTTCGGATTGAAGAAATGGAGAAGGATCAAAAGAGATGGTCCTGTGAAGGACGATGACGCTGCTACTCCTGTTGATGATGGTAGTAGTAAGTTGCTGAAGCGTAATTTGACTGGTTTAGTGAACCCTCCTTCTAAACATGTGGACTTGTCTTCAGTTGAAGCAAGACAGAGTAGTGAAGGCTCTGTTGGTTCTGTTAATATGGTGCATCATCCAGGTGTAGTCAACGGGTTTATTCCTCCTGATCCTGGTTGTATCTTTACTGTTGGCCAAGCTTCTGAGAAAAGCGAAGAGCATAGCGGTAATGCAATAGGAGTGAAGGTTGTTTCAGGTAGCCAAGGGAGAATATGGAGTGGTGGTACCGTGAAGAAGGCTAGTGAAGAGCCGGTGGATATTGAGAAGGAGAAGCCTTGTTCCAGCATGGATTCTGACTTGAGAAGTAGTGATTTTGTGTTTTCGAGTGGTGCGGTTTCTGTTGCTAACTACGGAGAGAAAGATGAGAGATTTCATATTGGCGGATTTAGCAAAGATGGTCAAGTTAGGGAGGAAGTTGAAACGTATAGCCTAAGCGAGAATGGgtatattaaagaagaagatggagatgagagtaaagaaaacaacaatcatTGGGCAGACAAGGATCCTTTTGCAGATTCTATCAAAAGTTTTGCAGCTCTTCAGGAAGCTCTTTGGAAAG AGGTTCAAACTTTTCAGGAGTTAGGTAAGGAACCTATACCATTACAGTCGAACATAGATGAACTGAGCTCATCAGACCAGCCAAGAAATGAAAATTGTGGAGAAGATAACTCAACATCCTCAGGGCTAAAGGCATTGATCTTGAAGGAGAAGGTACAACATCTGGAACACAAACTCGAGGAAGCAAGAGCTGCTCTCGAGGAAAAAGAAGCCAAGATCCAAGAACTCGAAAACTTGAAGATGGAATCTGAACTCGAAGACATTTTACAGAGAAAGATCGAAGCCGAAATCGAGCATTTGATGCTCACAGGATCTCTGAGTTCACTACAATTACCCCAAGAACCTAAGAAGTTACATTCTTTGACAGAAGATCCTCCTGAATCAAACCGTGAAGTCATCTTAGGGAAAACATGTAAGCTCAGTATCTATATTTTGACACAATTGATCTTGCTTGTCTCCATGCTTTGGTTTCTCGTCCTTCAGTCCTCTCCTGCTTCACAGTTAGTTATACCAACTTGA
- the LOC104745581 gene encoding probable zinc metalloprotease EGY2, chloroplastic, with protein sequence MNLAVASFSGNLGVLSQCSSCCSRLKFQPFVGATSSLNFGQTGTSRKKKDLKLERVFRKRETSADDPPTQIPTELNSQPTVVNEAPGNEEENKNQFSSQDGTK encoded by the exons ATGAATCTCGCGGTGGCTAGTTTTAGTGGCAATTTGGGCGTCTTGTCGCAATGCAGCTCATGTTGTAGTCGTCTTAAGTTTCAGCCTTTTGTAGGAGCTACTTCGAGTCTCAATTTCGGGCAAACAGGAACATCTCGAAAGAAGAAGGATCTGAAGCTTGAAAg AGTTttcagaaagagagagacttcaGCTGATGATCCTCCTACACAAATTCCTACTGAGTTGAATTCACAACCAACAGTTGTGAATGAAGCGCCGGGCAATGAGGAGGAGAACAAAAATCAATTCAGTTCTCAG GACGGGACAAAGTAG
- the LOC104745576 gene encoding uncharacterized WD repeat-containing protein C2A9.03-like isoform X2 has translation MSNYRGDDAEYMEDVDDEMEDVEDDMDEEFRGDDLAASDSDVDENTKVADTSAEQARKGKDIQGIPWDRLSISREKYRQTRLEQYKNYENVPNSGESSEKVCKVTQKGGLFYDFWRNSRSIKSTILHFQLRNLVWATSKHDVYLMSNFLVTHYSSLTSGKNEVLNVRGHVAPSEKHPGSLLEGFTQTQVSTLAVKDDFLVAGGFQGELICKHLDRPGVSFCSRTTYDDNAITNAIEIYNKPSGALHFTASNNDCGVRDFDMERYQLVKHFRFPWPVNHASLSPNGKLLAIVGDNPEGLIVDPNTGKTLETLSGHVDFSFASAWHPDGVTFSTGNQDKTCRVWDIRNLSQSVAVLKGNLGAIRSIRYTSDGKYMAMAEPADFVHVYDVSNGYETEQEIDFFGEISGISFSPDTEALFIGVWDRTYGSLLEFGRRRNYSYLDSFL, from the exons atgtccAATTATCGAGGAGATGATGCTGAGTACATGGAAGACGTAGATGATGAGATGGAAGATGTTGAAGATGATATGGATGAGGAGTTTCGTGGCGATGATCTTGCTGCCTCAGATTCTGATGTTGATGAA AATACTAAAGTTGCTGATACCTCGGCGGAGCAAGCTCGGAAAGGGAAAGATATCCAGGGGATTCCTTGGGACAGGCTTAGTATTTCTAGAGAGAAATACAGACAAACTAGATTAGAGCAGTATAAGAATTATGAAAATGTCCCTAACTCTGGGGAATCCTCTGAAAAG GTTTGCAAGGTCACACAGAAAGGGGGACTCTTTTATGACTTCTGGAGGAACTCAAGATCTATTAAATCTACTATACTTCATTtccag TTGAGGAATCTGGTATGGGCAACTTCTAAGCACGACGTTTATCTTATGTCGAATTTCCTGGTTACACATTATTCTTCTCTAACGTCCGGAAAGAATGAAGTTCTCAATGTTCGTGGTCATGTTGCACCATCCGAG AAACATCCTGGAAGTTTGCTGGAAGGATTTACGCAGACTCAAGTGAGTACACTTGCAGTAAAAGATGACTTTCTAGTTGCTGGTGGGTTTCAAGGAGAACTTATTTGCAAG CACCTTGATAGACCGGGTGTCAGCTTTTGCTCTCGTACGACTTACGATGATAATGCTATAACCAACGCTATTGAGATCTACAACAAACCCAG TGGTGCACTTCACTTTACTGCCTCAAATAATGACTGCGGTGTTAGAGACTTTGACATGGAGAGATACCAGCTTGTTAAGCATTTTCGTTTTCCTTGGCCTGTGAAT CACGCATCTTTGAGTCCTAACGGTAAATTACTGGCTATTGTTGGAGACAACCCAGAGGGCCTTATAGTAGATCCCAACACAGGAAAG ACGTTGGAAACACTATCAGGGCATGTGGACTTTTCCTTTGCCTCGGCATGGCATCCAGACGGAGTCACTTTCTCAACGGGAAACCAGGACAAGACTTGCCGTGTCTGGGACATCCGTAATCTATCTCAATCCGTTGCTGTCTTGAAGGGTAACCTGGGAGCAATCCGGTCAATCCGCTACACATCTGATGGAAAGTACATGGCCATGGCTGAACCGGCTGACTTCGTACATGTCTATGATGTCTCAAACGGGTATGAAACAGAGCAGGAAATCGACTTCTTTGGGGAGATCTCTGGAATATCTTTCAGCCCTGACACAGAGGCGCTCTTTATTGGGGTATGGGACCGCACTTATGGTAGCCTCCTTGAGTTTGGTCGGCGCAGGAACTATTCCTACCTTGATTCGTTTCTTTAA